The Anas platyrhynchos isolate ZD024472 breed Pekin duck chromosome 1, IASCAAS_PekinDuck_T2T, whole genome shotgun sequence genomic sequence ATTCATTCTCTCTGACTTTTTTTCACTCACACTATCACACTCAAATATTTGCAAGCATCAGGATACGTGTGCACAGGTGGTGTGGCCAAAATCAGCAAGGACAAGGTCCTTCGGCAGCcccatttttgctttttcttctagGTTCTTCTTGGTAGTGGTGACAAAGTGGCTTTTTTATGTCCTCTAGCAGTTACCATGATGCCATTTTTCATGAATCTTAGGCAAGATTTTTggctgttatttttgttttcccactttGGGTGCCTTTACAGCTACAGCTCTCTCCCTTTTGGAAAGAGGAGGGTGGCTGCAGGCTAGCAGGACCTGCTGGCCATCCTCCTGCTCTCCTGTCTCCTAGTAGCAAGTCATTGCTCTGTATCAGTGTGTGGGTGACAAGCACGTTTCCCAGTTTCATAGCTGTTAACTCTGCTCTTGGTTATCAGCATATGCCATTGTTTTAACCTTTGCTCTGTTGTTTCTTCTGGTGCTTTCACACACGTCTCCGTTCATTCATTATTCATGTCGGCTACTATTTCTGTTGCAAGCTGTGTGCCTTTACAGCGCTCAGAAATGTCATGAACCGTGAATGTTATCACCAGTGATACTGCAACTCGCTGATAGAGCATCCCCTTGTCGGTTTGTTGCACCAGACTATTGTCCAGGAGCAAGCTAGGGCTCAGGGCTTGATTCCCTGACCTTTTATTGTCACCTGGCACTGTTTGGATATGGCTTTGTAAGATATAATTACAGCATCTTTTCCAATCACACCACTGTTAAGGATGCACATCCCTGAACCTCCTACTTATTAGGTGATCCGAACTGGTGCCCTCTAATCATTCACCATACATCATCAGAGGCAACTGCTAAGAAAACATGTCTGAGGTGCAGTAGTACATTCAGCTTACAAAACATCTCCAAAAAGCAAGTGAGCCACGTGCAGGCTCATATCTGCTTCCATGACAAACTTTGTTTGTGGTGGAAACGCGCAACTCAACATAACACGTAACCTATTTAACAGTTTTGCTCAAGCACTAGGCTGGGCACGATCAAATATGTAACTTCTCAACTTCTCCTGTTGATTTACCACTTGAAATAGGACCGGTTTTGTGCTCCCTTATGAAGCATAAAGTGAACAGTCATCCAGAACAGGTGACAAAGACACAGAGGGAAAAATACATTGGCACCGAGGAATCAGTGCTTGGCATAGGCTTTGTCTTCTCCAGTTCTCTCTGCTGCATTTGTCTGGTTCCCCCCTTCACCTCCAGTCCCTTCTCCAGCCCTGCCATGGGTAGGATCCCAAATCAGCCTGTCCTTTGTCACCAGGATCCCGACCCTACGGGAGAATTGCAGCACAGTTCACGGACTTTGCCTGttagctctgcagctcctgcttccAGATGGTAACACACAGTCAACATCTACCTGTGTATACGACATGCTCGTGCTTCAGGTCCTTCTAAATGTGTTTACCGACAGGCACAGCACGGCTGCTGCTCGTGTCCTGCCGGCGAGACGTGGAGGCACTGCCGTGCTGCCTGGCAGCCCCGCGCCGGGGCAGAGTCCTCAGGGCGCTCACTGCAAGTTACCAAAACACTTCAGGCAGCTGATAGCACTGTGCATGTGCTTTGgttctcatttttctcattttctgccaAAACTGAATGCTGAAAAGCCACAGGAAGGCTTTTTAGTGAGCAGAACAAGTGGCTGTATGCAGTGCTAGCACATAAACGCTAGGATCTGCGTTACGTTGGAAGGAGGTTGTATCTTGAGACTCTACCAGGCCTAAGATCTGCCCGGCACTCAGTTCTGTTAGTTTtcatgaaagcagaaaacactccttCCAGTCTTTTTACCAGACTGAATATCGGACATCCATTCACTTCCAGAGTTTCTGATGGAAAAAAGTGACAGCCTGTGAAATGCAGtcaggggctttttttttctccagtgaccATTATCGGTGAAGGTGGGGACTTCTCTCAAGTCCTATCCTTGTATCCAGCTAGTGGAAATGCTGGCTAGTAATTTTGTGGTCTGTGAGGATAGAAATATATCCAGTTAAAATCAGAATTGATTGATTGAAAGCACTGAAGATGCTATTAATAAACAGGGGACTTCAAAAACGGTATAAGTCATGGGAGCAGGTCCTCAGATAAATAACTTAGAAGGCTTCAAAACCCCTCTCTGTTAGCTCATGGAGTTGTATTTTCAACAGACatattctttttcagtagttgcAACCATGGTAAACCTGAGCAGGGTGAAGAGTAGAGGTGAATGCACCGAGAGCCCGCGCTGGTCGGAGGcgtccctgcagctgctgctggggctggtgacGACGCTGGAGCCTCTGCGCACACCGAGGGCTCCCGGAGGGTTTGAGCAGTCCCCAGGCCTGCCagcagtttgctgctgctgtgccataAGCacctgaaaacttttttttttttttttccagttgcatCAGTCTAACAAGGTACTTCACCTAGCTTGGAAATCTTCCCcctgggaaggggaaagaaaggcaCGAGAGCAGACTTGTGTCTGTAACAGACCATATTAAACCTGCTGCAAGGCAGCTGCAATACGGAGCAATTAAATATCGTGTAGGCTAATTAATACTGAACTTTTGGCAGATACTGTTTCTCACAATGCAGTGCTTAAAGTTCAGTGGCTTTTCTTCAGTGCAGACATAGCCTGTAAGTACCCTTTGATCTTGcaagagatttcttttttttcatcctcAGTGTGGTTTACACTTACTGATCTAACTGCAATGGGTGCTGCTCagaatttattaataaataacacTGGGAACAAGTTCTCCCATTTTGTATATTTAGCTCCAATACAAGCATTATTGCTGCATAGAGTGATCAGGAGTCTAATGGGATAATGTAAAACCTCTAAACTACACCAACGTCTGGTCCTTTGTAGATCTCAGTGGCTGTAGTTTCAAGCAAAATATCAAAGTGTCTTGGGtgcaatgaatttattttttttcaagtgaaatTAAAAGGGACAGAACAAACAGAACGGGACAAGGTGGCAGGAAAGAGCTGTAAGCTTTGGAGTCAGTTTGGTTGTGGAAAAACAAGTGTTAAAGACAGCAAAACAAGCTTCATGTTTTGTTATGTTGCTATTAgtatggttttatttgtttagtcTGAGTATAGTAAACGTGCCAGTAATCCATAGCCCTGAACACATCTTGTGCCGTATTTTTCCTCGTTTGAAGTCCCAGTTTTATCTGCTTTATTACCAGGGATACGAAGATAGTAAACTGAATGTGCAGGTAATCACACACTGCTTAAGTTGCTTACATATCAAAGCTCTCTGTTAGcatttaaaatgctaaaaagtattttaaaattttgcacTGTGATaacattttgaaaggaaataccgaagaagaaaaacatactgAGATCTTTTATTAATATGTACAATTTTGTGTGCAACTTAATAGGTAAAGGGACAACATGTTTTAGCACAATCAGCTTTTTATAGAAGAGATTATGATGCAGATGGATGAAACGGGAAAGGTAAGGTACTGAACTACTGAGAGCTAAATTTATCAGTGTGTCAGCGTGAGAGCAAACAGATAAGCATTAGGTGCTCACATGTTCTTCGTGATAAGAATTATTTGCATGGGACCAAAACTAAagtttttttaatactttttttggGATCTGTTTGTCCAGCAGTAATTAGGTAAATAAAACATCTCTTCTGAGCTAGGAGATAACTATGTGTTAAGAGGTATGTAACTTAgtggctgcagcacagagcagtgagGTTGGCCTTGGCTGGTCAGCCAGCAGCGAGTCTCTGCTCCCTGTGGCAGTGGCTACCCCAAAATAACACGAATTAATCAGCAGATGGTGGAAATTACAGCGCAGGTGGAACAAGTCAGAAGTCAGCCTTGgttcaaggaaaagcaaagtgcAATCCGAGTGAGGAATTGCTGCTGGCAGGTAGGTTAGGATGAAATTGGTAGGCAAATGGCTGGAGTCGAGCTCGAGATGACAGAATTAAGCCTTTTCTGTCTGCCTGTCTGGTTTTTTGCCGATAACCTAGAGGGACCTTTTCCCCTGCCGTTGCTCAATTAGATAAGGCATTGAGAAATTGTTGTTCTGTAGCTTACGGGGATGGCAGAGAAGCGTTTTATCGAGGACGCTGAAATGAGTCACAGACTGAAGACCATGTGTGGCGTGAGATAGCAGGGCAGCGACGTTCGTGTCTGAGAGTCACAAGGCTTCTGGACTggcctttctttcttctctcttggcTCCTGGGGCCCTGACAAGATAAGTGAGCAGCAAGGTGATGTCGTGGGCTCTCCCTGGCTTCTTGCAGAgattccctccctccctcctcctcccaacACTCCCTTGACTGACAAAGTGAACAGTTCAGCCTATGGACACAAATAAgatgaaaacacacaaacagaaaGCCAGTTTTGcattaagatttctttttaatgttccCTGAGGACTAATTTTCAGGAAGAACCCTTCAAATTCAAGCCACCACATCAGGAGCATTTTCATTCCTTAGCCTCCTGAAAGGCGGCTGgtcagcctgcagcaggacacCACCAGATCTTGTCCCAGCTGTGAGTGGGCATGGTTGTGGGACACACATCAACATGAAGAGAAGGGGGTTGCCCTTGGCTGTTAACCACAGGGGACCTCCTTTATGGATCTGCTGCATCTGAGGTGGCCAAGCCAGGCAATGCAGATTTGTctgcaaaacattaaaaaatggaaatcaaagaaaaatgactcaACTCGACAAGAAGAGGGCAGAGTAAACAGAGACAagtgagaagcagaaagaacCATAAAATAATAGGAAATGTTGACTAATCCCTCTCATACTTGTTTGTACATTAAAGGAAAGGAGCTACATGCTTTACAgccagagaaagaagaagaacaaagaacaaGACAAAGCTGATAATACAGACAATCCTTACTAAATGACCAACCATTCCTCCTTATTATCTTCAAAAATCTCTCTGTAGTGAAACTCCCATAAGAGAATTGCCTTTTAAGACTCACTTCCATGGGATtagcagtattttttaaaatgtatgttcATACCTTCTCAAATAACTCAGAAAATTgaatttattattatgattaaaGACTCGTGTTGGCGGTCCATTGTAGATCTCTCTGCTGAATTAAAGAAATCAAACATGCCTTTAAGCTCCTGCATGCTCACCTACTGATTACATTATTTTCAGATCTCTTTAATCTGGGATTTTCAAAACGAAGGACTGTGCAAATTTGCAGAGCAGTCGTACAGCTCTTGATGTAATGTTCTTTGTTAAAGGCATGTGTTTGTACATCCTAATCCTtctttcattgtgttttttgttttccagacaaCTGAAATATGACTATCCCAGTGCTGTGGTTCTTAGTACTGATGACTTCTTCACTAGAAATGGTGTGTACGTGTTTGAGCCTGACTTCCTAGAGGATGCACACAAGTGGAACCAAAAGAGAGGTGACTGAAATTGATCCAGTCTTTTGTCAGCatagttttgcttttcagtatgTCTTCAAATTAAGCCcccaaataaaaatatctcaaaGTAGGTGAAGTTCGTGGTGTATtggttaaaatatatttgccaCTTCTGATATTATTTTGTAGCGTTAAAGAGaggaatttaaaatgaattaatgtTGGTGATAGTTACTGGTTTTGGAAATAGAACTGACTCTGAGGTAGCCCTGCTGAAGCTTGATTAACAGCAGATGGCATGCAAatgccagcactgcagctgcttaGCATAGACTGCACCTCCTTAGGTGTCTGTCCTGACCTAGAAGTGGGTGGCAGCGAGGAATTAGTGACAGGCAGGAGGAAAACTTCCAAACCTCCATAATTTGAGAATGAAATGACCTATGTGTCTAGCTGAGAGAGGAAAATGTCACATATATTTGAGGCCGTGCTCTGAACCCACTTAGAGCATTGGCAAATGTACCTTGGGGTCATAAAACAGACATCTTTTGCAAATAATGGTCTCTCATACTTGCTGTAAATACCTAAATGTGTCTAAATGTGTTCACACAAGTTTCAGATCTTGCTTCTGAGCACAGCCACCAGCTGCATCACCTGCAGGAAACACCTGCTGGGTGCCAATCTCTGCTTGCTTTTGGGTGGTAGCTACAAACCCGAGTCCAGCGGGGAGCCAAGCATGCTAGGAGTGGGCAAGGAAAGGATCCTTCTAGGCTAGAAAGACCTGGCTCAGTCTGTTACTTAATACATTTTAGCTTTACTTGATGTGTTACATTACAGCACGCAAAGCAATGAAGAATGGGAAAAGCCCGGTTATTATTGATAACACCAACATCCATGCTTGGGAAATGAAGCCGTATGTGATGATGGTAGGGAAAGCTATGATTTATTGCTTTTACACGCTCAGCTCTGACATTTAAGAGGTGATCTGACTGAAACAATTCTTAACAAGGCTAAAACTAATGACTTCCATTTTCCCTCAGTCCTCTAATTATAGTTAATAATTTATATTGCGAAGACGTAGGGGAAAAGGTGCCTATGCAATTATTTTATCTAGCCAGCTATACACCTCAGTGAAGGCAAAATTGTTAGAAAGATTAATGATCTTTGAACTTGCCCTGTAGCTTCTTGGCAATCAGGCAATCCTCAGCAGTGACATGAGTGTGACAGTTTCCAAACTGTTGAATCTGAAACTGACCAAATATAAGAGTTTCCAAAGTTaacaaatatatcaaaattttAGTTTATGACTTGTGAAAAATACACCAGAAAGAGTCTTTGAAGGGTGCATTCAGTATCTCTTTTTAGTAGTGCTGGCAGGCATAGCATTTATTGCCAATATCTTTAGCACAGTTTCATAGTCTGGCCTGCCTGGTAACATCACACTCATGCTTATGCACAGCTATAAGTTCTTGGGTTCCGatcacattagaaaaaaaatttgGGTCAAGGTATCGCTTTTATGGGAGCTCAAAAGAGGCAAGAATTAATAGTGGTGCTGGAAACCCTGGACGTGGTACTGTGCTGGAGGACGTTGTGAATGCTTCTGGGTGACCATGAAGCAAGTGAGAGATTGCAGCTAGAGGTGTACAAGATGTAGAAAGATCAGGAGTCCCCTGCCTCCTTTCTGCTACTATATAATGTCTTCAGGAGGCAGTGTTCACCCCTCCAAATCAAATCCCAAAAGCAATCAATAGCTGTGTtagctaaatatatatatatacacatacacatatagatgtatatgtatacacatatgGAGATACAAATATGTTGCTTTaccatgaaaaaaagaaatcaagaccTGTAGATTCAGTGCCTGGAAATAGCACGACACTCCCAGAAGCTCCAGCTTGGCGCAGCCGACCTGTGGCTCTTGAACCATTGGTGACTGCCAGAGAGCTCCTGTGGCAGTGCCCCATTGCCGCAGGGAGCAGGGTGTGGGGAAATGTGGAGGCAGGGTGTGCTGGGAGACCCAAAGCCTTTGGTGTAAGGGGGAATGGACTGGCAGGGAGTCAGACCAGCACCGTGGTGGGAGCCGTGGTGAGCTTCTTCCTTCTGGCTCCTGGAGATGCGTGATACATCTCTTAACCCACCAAAATTCTCAGGGGGGGAGGGGCTGGCTAATCCTGGGTTTGGTGGCCCTAAATCTAAAACTTGTGTGTACTTCTTCAGGCACGTGAAAATAGCTACGAAGTTATATTTCGGGAACCAGATACACCCTGGAAGTTCAATGTTCACGAACTGACAAGGTacagctttttctctttggtgCAGCAGACAGCTTCTCACTGTTGTGCTCTGAGAAAGGTCAGCACTTCTCCTCTTCATACCCCCTGAAATGTCACCTGGTAAATGACAATGGAAGGGCGCGCGTACTGCATTCAGGCTGAGCCATTTCTGCTGTGTAATTATTTGAAACGAGTCAGCTTTTGCAGTAGCCTGCCAGGACTGTAAGGCTGACTCAAACACCTGCAGCTTGGGGCAGCATTTTGGCAAATGATGCAGGGACATCTGAAAGTTGCTTCCAGTACCTTCAGCGCTGGCTGCAGGCTTCCTGATACCAGATAAATGTCCTCGTGATACCCTAGGTTCTCTAGGTACCTAAACCTTTAGTCCACAAGCTGTGAGCAGTGTAAATCTCCTGTAAGACAGGTAGCTCTTGCCAGAGCTCTGTTCATGCATCCTGTATGCCCCCTGTAAGGCACAGGATGTCAGTCTTGAAGGACAGCACCATTCCCAGCTGCTTGGGCAGAAAAAAGGCAGGAGTATGGGCTGGTTTGCTCTGATCAATTCTGGTTCTGCATCATCTTTGCAGTTGTGCTGGTTGCTGATCCCGGCTGCACACTGCCCACGTGTAGGGCACTGGCAGCTGGTGGCTCTCATGCCCATGACAAGtggggatgctgcagctggAAACGTGCTGCATTGATTTCACCTTAATtccactggaggaaaaaaaaacaaaaaacattttgagcACTCCAGGATttgcacacagcaagactttgaaAATGCAGCTGCAAGACAACGTCACACTAGCTCACTAGTAGGGCCCTATGGAGATAAATGGTAAAAATAAAGCTATTCAGAGCTCATGAACTCCCAGAGACACAGAAGTACCAGGCAGTCTTTGGAAAGTTTCTGGTTTGTCCAGAAACCCCTGCATGGTTGAGCATAGTGCTCTCCTCTTCCCTGGCCtactttaatttatatatttgcCCTGGAGTCACTGTGTGTGGCAACGGGTAGCTTCCATTACAAACAGTGAAGTCCTACACGTTTCTCTTTCCGCTTCCTTCCCCCTATTTTTATAGATCAgaaccattaaggttggaaaagccctccaacaTCATCTGggccaaccatccccctaccaccagtatcacccactaaaccatgtccttaaAATTACGTGCAatgtctcctctcctccctaCCTCATCTTGTGTTCCTATTGAGTCTTCCCCCTCTGTTTTCACATATGGAGCCCAAACCTGTGTTTTACAGGTGCAAATTCCCAGCTTTTCTCCCCCACCTTCCCAGTCTCCGTGTTTCCTAcagagccaccagcagcaccatctCCCTCACCATCACTTCTgcccattcattttttttttttccccacgtgCACTCAGCTAAAGCAACAACAGATTTGTGACCTCTACACCTGTTACAACTCAGTGTCTGGGCTACCCACAGCCGTTGTTTGTCTTTCTCCAGAAGTATGAAAGCTCATCCTGGGTCTAACAAGCCGTTGGCTCCAAAACCCAGCAATATTCACAGAAAATACGATACAGACCAGATAGATCTTCTACCTAGCTCTTTCTCGCCTGGCTGTTTCAGTGCATTCGCCTAACCTCTTCTGGCCTTGCTGCCCACAAAAATGTGCGGGTTACTTTTTCCAGCAGTCCCTGCAGTATTGTTGAGAGGTAGGTGGCAACGACCAATGggtcagccaaaaaaaaaaactagaaaaaaatctagCAAAGGCTCACCAAGCACCAGGAGCAATGTCCAGCAAACGTAAGCCAACCTGTAACGTATTTATGCTACCATTGCCTCTACAGAAGAAATATCCACGACGTCCCGCGGCAAAAGATACAGCGGATGAAAGAGGAATACGAGCACCACGTCACCTTCCACAGCGTTCTCCACGCCCAGCAGCCCGACAGAGACGACAGAAGCACCACGGGACCAAGCACAGCTCATGGCCTGGGCGCCCACCACAGCCCCCCGCCGGGCTGCTCACACAGACCGTGCCCAGCACGCACGCGCACCTTGCCATTTCGCTGAGGGGTGGAGGcctctgtgtgtgttttaatcATCAGGGGATCAAAGTCtctagttttacttttttttaaactaaactgTTTTATATTCTTGTATTTTCctactgcatttcaaaagcagacttttatttcttaaaagtcTTTACGTGGCGCTAGATTATGATCTCACAGATCTTCCTGGCTGATTGCCCTCTTATCTCTGGCACAAACTGCATGCCCTCATCCTTCTTCCTTCACTAAAATTCATTCTGGCTTTGGCTTATGGTAAAATTTGTTGGCTGGgcctcactctttttttttttttgcattgctgtAACTGCTAGAGAGCACTGAATGCTCTTAGGTTTTTTCCTTACAGCCCACGTGGCCAACTCCTTCTCCATGCAGTGGTCATTTCTTGCAGTTTTGCTCCTGGATAATCCTTTCTGTCTTCACCTTCTTGTCTAGCGTGTTTTAACTGCTAACTTTCAGAGAGGCAAAAAGTCAATCAGGGAAAAGGTAGAGCTGTAAGAGAGCGTAGCAAGATCTGATGCTCTTCTGCATCTCCGCATCTGCTGCCTGCATCTGTGCTGTTCTTACCTTAGCGCTAACACAGCCAAACAGCATCTCCAGCCTGAAGGAGGAAAACTTTAATGCTTTAAACTTCATCTTGAGGAGAGAAAGCAGAGGAGGCAGTGTTGTTTCCTGAAGGAAAGATCGGTACTGGGTGAGTGCTTGCTAACTTGAAGGTGGCACTGGGCTACAGAGGCAGCTGTAAATAGGCAAAGCACGAGGCTGCTGCCTACCTGAACTCAGGAGGACAAAGAGTGTTGCACAAAATGACAACTTGagaaaggaagggggaaaaaagtgtttgtaAGAGAAGAAATTGATCCCTTCCCCCACACAGTGCAGAGAAGCCATTGACTGTTGGTGGATGAGCAAAAGAAGCGATCCTGCAGGAGTTCCAAAAAACTTCTAAAATCCTGCTGATGGGTCTTTGTCAACAGGGCTCGTGAAACGTTATTGTAAAACTCAGCATTTGTGATGGCAGTTCTCTGTAAGTAGGTGCAGAACTACACTGCCACCTGGGCAGTGACTGTAGAAGAGGGCAGTAGCAAGGTAGTTGGCAGtaggaaatgaagaaatgaaggaaatgaagCTCACCCAGATCATGAAGGAACACaggtgcagctgctgctcctctgccaggctAGTGGACAGAAGCATCAAGGCGTACGTTAGTCCTGTGTGAAAACGAATCTGGCTGTAGGAGTCCGTATAAAGCAGTAGGGGTGGGATGAATTCcagtttctatttttattttttaactcagGCTGCATGTAAAGCAGCACTGTCACCACTGTAAATAATTGCTCATTAAGGGGTTTAGGGCACCTGCAGCATTGCACAAAGTTTTTAAGTGGAGCTGCTGTCACCCTCTTACATTCCCCAGTCCCACTGCAGTGCCCAgcttggctgcaggagctgccctcAGCCCTGCACTCGAGCCAAGTTAGCGGCACAGGACTGCAGGAAGGTCAccaggagggagctgctgccatcCTCCTTTGACACCTGAAGGGCGAGGGCAGG encodes the following:
- the N4BP2L1 gene encoding NEDD4-binding protein 2-like 1 is translated as MDERLLRALGGLSLQPPPRRRFGKSLVLLRGLPGSGKSTLARQLKYDYPSAVVLSTDDFFTRNGVYVFEPDFLEDAHKWNQKRARKAMKNGKSPVIIDNTNIHAWEMKPYVMMARENSYEVIFREPDTPWKFNVHELTRRNIHDVPRQKIQRMKEEYEHHVTFHSVLHAQQPDRDDRSTTGPSTAHGLGAHHSPPPGCSHRPCPARTRTLPFR